The following are encoded together in the Nocardioides okcheonensis genome:
- the map gene encoding type I methionyl aminopeptidase, with the protein MRRNYTRRVPAVAPAVISPRRPVPDTIARPEYVDRPAPERFAGEEVKDAETIERMRVAGRLAAQARELVGSHVVPGVTTDELDRIGHEFLCDHGAYPSTLGYRGFPKSLCSSVNEVICHGIPDSRVVEDGDIVNIDITAFIGGVHGDTNATFLAGDVDEESRLLVERTKESLDRAIKAVKPGRRVNVIGRVIEAYAKRFGYGVVRDFTGHGIGTAFHSGLIIPHYDDERFDDEIRVGMTFTIEPMLNLGTPDYDMWDDGWTVVTKDRRRSAQFEHTLLVTETGAEVLTHP; encoded by the coding sequence ATGCGCCGAAACTACACTCGCCGCGTGCCTGCCGTAGCCCCCGCCGTGATCTCGCCCCGCCGTCCCGTCCCCGACACGATCGCCCGACCGGAGTACGTCGACCGTCCGGCACCCGAGCGGTTCGCCGGCGAGGAGGTCAAGGACGCGGAGACCATCGAGCGGATGCGCGTCGCGGGGCGGCTCGCCGCGCAGGCCCGCGAGCTGGTCGGCTCCCACGTCGTCCCCGGCGTGACCACCGACGAGCTGGACCGGATCGGCCACGAGTTCCTGTGCGACCACGGCGCGTACCCCTCGACGCTCGGCTACCGCGGCTTCCCGAAGTCGCTGTGCTCGAGCGTCAACGAGGTGATCTGCCACGGCATCCCCGACTCCCGCGTGGTCGAGGACGGCGACATCGTCAACATCGACATCACCGCCTTCATCGGTGGCGTCCACGGTGACACCAACGCGACCTTCCTGGCCGGCGACGTCGACGAGGAGTCCCGGCTGCTCGTCGAGCGGACGAAGGAGTCGCTCGACCGCGCGATCAAGGCGGTCAAGCCCGGTCGTCGGGTCAACGTGATCGGCCGGGTGATCGAGGCGTACGCCAAGCGCTTCGGCTACGGCGTGGTGCGCGACTTCACCGGCCACGGCATCGGCACCGCGTTCCACTCCGGGCTGATCATCCCCCACTACGACGACGAGCGCTTCGACGACGAGATCCGCGTCGGGATGACCTTCACGATCGAGCCGATGCTCAACCTCGGCACCCCCGACTACGACATGTGGGACGACGGCTGGACCGTCGTGACCAAGGACCGGCGCCGCTCCGCGCAGTTCGAGCACACCCTGCTCGTCACCGAGACCGGCGCCGAGGTGCTCACCCACCCCTGA